Within Gilvibacter sp. SZ-19, the genomic segment TGGAACACAATATTCCTATTGCCCCGGTATACAAAGATGTTATTGAACTTTGGAAAACTTCGGGCACTGGTTATACCCCTACGCATATTGTGAACTATTCCAGCATGAGCGGCGAATATTATTGGTATCAGACCAGCAATGTTTGGGAAAATGAAAAATTGCTTAAATACACTCCCAGAAGTGTGATCGATGCGCGATCCAGACACAGAACCATGATTCCCATGGAGGAATACACCAACGGACATATCTTGAATTCGCAGACCACCACTGCCCTAGCCAATGCCGGGGTAAAAGTAAATATGGGAGCGCATGGACAATTACAAGGTCTAGGAGCACATTGGGAAACCTGGATGCTGGCTCAAGGTGGCATGACTCCTATGCAAGCCTTACAAGCCGCTACGATAAATGGAGCGCAATACATAGGCGCAGGAAACGACATCGGGTCTTTAAAAGTTGGTAAACTGGCAGATCTGGTTATTCTAGACGAGAATCCTTTAGAAGACATTCAAAATACCAATTCGGTCCTATACACTATGGTCAACGGCCGTTTGTATGACACCAACACCATGGACGAAGTTGGCAACTCCCCCAAAAAGCGTTTGCCTTTCTATTGGGAACAACCCGGCTACAACCAAGCCTTTCCTTGGCATGAAGAAAGTAACAGCTTCCTAAGACCAGGTTGTGGTTGTCACATAGGGCATCAAGTAAACTAGCATGCGTTATTGGAGAGCAATACTCCATTATTATTGGAGTCAACTCCCAGCAGGATTGGCTTTGTCTGCACTTACTTACATCTTTATCGATGCGGTGTGGGCTATAGTGATATTTATATTGCTAGGCAGTTTTTTTGGACAACTGGCCTTTAGCACATTTTACAAAGAACAGCTGCTATACTATCATAACCTTGGTTTTACTAAAGGACGCCTAATGACGCTGGCCTTTTACCTAAACCTTATCTTAACTCTAGTTCTCGCCAGTGTAATAGCTGGAATAGCCGCCATACTATTATGAAGTTGGTCGCCTTAAATATTCGCAAATCCTTTGGTAATAAAACTGTACTTGACAATGTTTCATTGCAATTGGATAAAGGAGGAATCTGTGGACTTTTAGGTAGCAACGGAGCCGGAAAGTCTACCTTGCTTAAAATTCTTTTTGGAAGCTTAAAGGCGGATGCAGGTTCGCTCTTTTTGAACCAAGAACCTTTGGAGGTCTACAAGAAGTTTAGATGGCAAAAGATCGGTTACCTGCCACAATATCACATGTATCCGAAGCAACTAAAGGTGAAAGACCTCATCCCTATGACCTGCCCAGACGCAGATGTCCAAGACCGAATTTTTTATACCCCGGGCATACATGTGTTGACCAAAAAATGGGTCGGGTCCCTTTCAGAAGGGCAGCGTACCTTTCTCGGCGTGGTACTGGCCTGTCATTTACCCCACGGGGTTTTGCTTATAGACGAGCCCTTTTCCATGACCGACCCTAAGACCATAGAACAAATAAAAGAGCTTTTACTCAAAACTTCCGCAGCAAAAGCAATCCTGATCACCGATCATTATTACCACGATGTCCTAGAAATCTGCCAGAAGACGCAACTGTTGCATCATGGAAAATTGATAGAAGTAACAGATAAAAAAGACCTCAAGGCCTTGGCTTATATCCGATAAGATGCAAAAATCTTCTTTAAACGGAGCGGTGAATTAAATTTTTACGAGCCTCTATGGGGTATTGTCTGCTATTCGTATCTTTAAAGTAGAAATCACTAAACACATTAAGACATGATAAAATCAAAATACCAAAGCGTTCTTGATCTAGGAGAGAA encodes:
- a CDS encoding ATP-binding cassette domain-containing protein; the protein is MKLVALNIRKSFGNKTVLDNVSLQLDKGGICGLLGSNGAGKSTLLKILFGSLKADAGSLFLNQEPLEVYKKFRWQKIGYLPQYHMYPKQLKVKDLIPMTCPDADVQDRIFYTPGIHVLTKKWVGSLSEGQRTFLGVVLACHLPHGVLLIDEPFSMTDPKTIEQIKELLLKTSAAKAILITDHYYHDVLEICQKTQLLHHGKLIEVTDKKDLKALAYIR